One region of Culex pipiens pallens isolate TS chromosome 2, TS_CPP_V2, whole genome shotgun sequence genomic DNA includes:
- the LOC120418153 gene encoding uncharacterized protein LOC120418153 translates to MPSKQANDVLAVEELVHEIRENLRLKAKPAHQPTRSSRPSPYHIPCRSWSEPAVCGGQGEKRSLHKSCKKQEEEAIEDPYEFLQTLLKNNNLVKEAVRRLQHGLSPKQRYFYESDGEESRSPIVVMCQLES, encoded by the coding sequence ATGCCGAGCAAGCAGGCCAACGACGTGCTAGCGGTCGAAGAGCTGGTCCATGAAATCCGCGAAAACCTCCGCCTGAAAGCCAAACCCGCCCACCAGCCAACGCGAAGCTCGCGGCCCTCGCCGTACCACATACCGTGCCGGTCCTGGTCGGAACCGGCGGTATGCGGCGGCCAGGGCGAGAAGCGCTCCCTCCACAAGTCCTGCAAGAAGCAAGAGGAGGAAGCGATAGAGGACCCGTACGAGTTCCTGCAGACGCTGCTGAAGAACAACAACCTGGTGAAGGAGGCCGTGCGGAGGTTACAGCATGGGCTGTCGCCCAAGCAGCGGTACTTCTACGAGAGTGACGGCGAGGAGTCCCGGTCACCGATCGTGGTGATGTGTCAGCTAGAGTCCTAA